The Tursiops truncatus isolate mTurTru1 chromosome X, mTurTru1.mat.Y, whole genome shotgun sequence DNA segment tttctcaagCCTGTCACTTACCttttgattttaacttttttttgtttcttttttttgccataaactttttttttcgaTGTAGGGTTTTGTGTCATTCTTGGAAAGGTCTCCTCatatcaagattttctttttaaatcccctcatattttcttctagtacttttatggtttcattttttaaaaaatatatatttatttatttggccatgccgggtcttagttgcagcacgcgggatcttcattgccgtgtgtggGGTCTTCCTTGTGGCATGCAAGATCATtattttagttgcggcatgaaggatcttttagttgcggcaactggaatctttagttgtgacatgcattaTCTTTAGTGGCTGGCATGTAAacccttagctgtggcatgtgagatctagttccctgaccagggatcgagcccgggccccctgcattgggagcgtggagtcttagccactggaccaccagggaagtccctcattttttatttttaaatctttggtcCATCTGGAAATAATTTTGGTGTCCAGTATGAGCTAGTGCATCCAGTCATCccaaagcatttattgaacagttCCTCATTTCCTCTCTACTTTGAAATGCTAacttaaaaattgtggtaaaaaaacacataaaggaTTGACCATCTTaaccttttggttttttttttggctgcactgcgcagcttgcaggatcttagttccccgactggggatcaaacctgggcccacagcaatgaaaatgccaagtcttaaccactggaccgccagggaattcccatcttaaccacttttaagtgtgtagttcagtagtgttatcacattgttgtgcaacagagtTCTAGAACTTTTTTATCTTACAAAGGTGAacctctagggacttccctgatggtgcagtggttaagaatccacctgccaatgcaggggacacaggtttgagccctggccccggaaggtcccacatggcacggagcaactgagcccgtgcgccacaactactgggcccatacgcctagatcctgtgctccgcaacgagagaagccactgcaatgaaaaggccatgtgctgcaatgaagagtagcccctgctcgccacaactagagaaagcccttgcgcagcaacaaagacccaacacagcccccccccccaaaaaaaaatcaaaagtgaaGCTCTCTAATCATTGAACAACAACTTCCCATTGAAATGCTACTTTTTCATCATAGACTAATTTCCTGTCTTTGTTATTTTTTGCCTGGACCATTGTAACAGCTTTCTAGCATCACCATAATTCCAATCTTTCATGCACACTGTAGCCTGATTCATTTTCCTCATGCAAGCTCTGACCACAACACTCCTTTATTCAAAATCTTCAGAAGCCCTCTTGGATACTGCAATTGAAATTAAGTcccccatttgcagcaacatggatggatctagagattattatactaagtgaagtaagtcagacaaggaaagacaaatatcgtatgatatcgcttatatgtagaatctaaaaaaatatgatacaaatgaatgtatatacaaaacagaaacagacccacagacatacaaaacaaacttagggttaacaaaggggaaaggggtgggagggataaattaggagtttgggattaacatatacacagtactatgtataaaatgggtaaccaacaaggacctactgtatagcacagggaactatactcagtatcttgtaataacctatagcggaaaagaatctgaaaaagttacatatgtaactgaatcactttgctgtacaactgaaattaacacattgtaaatcaactatatttcaataaaatttttttaaaaagaaattaaattcccCATTGCACTCTTTCGTAGCACCTATACCTTTTGTTCCTGTCACTTCTCAGGATTTATGGTTTTAATGATCTGCATGATTATTTGACTGTTGTTGATCTCCTTGCTAAACTTCAAGCTTCATGAGAGCAAGGGCAATGTGCTCGTCGCCTATGCCCAGATGCTTTGTGcatgcctggtatatagtaggtgctcagtccGTGTTTGTGGAATGATACTCCCCTTGCTTGTGGAATAAAGTAGAAGCAACTGCAAAATCTGATCCTAACTTACCTTCTCTCAGCCTTCTGCCCTTCAAGGAAGTCAAGCTGCTGCACTTTCTGCCCTTCCTTGAAAAAGCCATGGGCTTCCTAACGGTTGGTTCTGGTTTACACCATGTCCTGATTTATCTTTTAGTTTGTGCTCTAGTTGTTCCCTGTGCCTGAAGGTCATGCCCTCCCCTCAGTCCCCTAACACAATTGCTGCCTTATGGAAATACAATGTATCCTTCGAGACCATGGCTGTCTCTGCCACTggactgtgagttccttgagagCCGGAACAGGGTCCCCCACATTTGTCCCCAGGGAGCAGCACAGCTCCTGGCCTCTAGGAGGCACTCTTGCTTACACATCCTCACCTGCTCCCAGGCTACAAGCTCCTTGTGGGTAGGCAACGTTCCTTACCTGTGTGTATCTGGGAACCTTGCTTCCTAGCCCCTAGGACCTGGCCCAGGGTGAGGCTTGGAGTTGGCTCAGGAATTTCCTGGAGACCTAATGAACGTGCCTGGTCTTGTTGTGAGAGGCCTGAACATGAAatggtggggcaggggcagaggcttCCTTGCCTTCCCCCAACTGTACTCTGTGATGTCCGCCCCCCCCCATCATGCCCCTTCTCCAGCAATAAACGATTACCACCCTACACGCTCACCCTGCCTCCCCAGATCCCTTAGGACCCCATGTCTTCCTGTTCACAGCCTTAGACAAATCTAACCGTACACCTTCAGCAGGATCATTCTAAAAATCAAAGTTGGTTAATTCTTTGCTTTCCTGCAAATTTCCAGAGAGGCTCCACAAGCCACAGGGCTGGTGGTACCAAGGATAAAGGCGCACTCCCAGCTTGGCCTAGAAGGCCCTTTGAGCCCAGCCTCTTGCAAACTTCTTTCTAGTCCCCTCCTCTCACACCCCGTCCCAGCCCTATGACCCTGCTTGCTAAGCTCCAGTTGTGTAGCTAGTACAGACCCTTTCATGAACATGCACTTACATAACAGCTTTACCCCTCACTCATTCTTTCTTTGGCTGACTCTGGTCTTGTTTTTAAACCCAATTGTTTTTGTGGGTAGATAAGTCTTTGTGTAAAGGCACAGAGCAAGGCCAGCGAGGATGCACCACAAACAGATAAACAGTTGCTACCTCAGTGGAGGGCAAGAGGCGATCAGGATTGAGGGAGAGAGCTGGTCAAAGGGTATTTTCGCTTTATCTGTAGAGTTTCTACTTTTCACAAAGAGATTGGATCATGTATTTATTACTTGTGagatatcaaaacaaacaaatgaaccagTTCAATACCAGGAAGCTTTCCCCAGACTTCCCAGGCAGATGGAGCTGTTTCCTTTTCTGGGATCGAATAGGACCTTCCGCCTGTGTTATAGGAAATACTGTTTTATTGTAATTTGTTGATGCCTTCCTCCTTCTAGATGGGGGACTCCCTCAATGGTACAAACCTTAATTTATGCTCCTGAtacttagcagagtgcctggcccagagcagatgCTCAGGGAATGCTCAATCCAATGCCTTGCCTCTTTCGGTGGGCTCCTTCGAAAGCATTTTCTAGGGGACAGGCCCCATGCTAGTCCTGAAAAGCTGATTAGTTTTCACAGTGTCCAAGGAAGAATGTCTCTGGGAGTCTGAAATGTGGGTAGAGGAGCCTCTAGCCTCTTCGGTTGTGTCAATGAGGACAGGGCTGGATTCCACACCAGCCCCatgcccccacctgcccccttcCACCTCAAGGCTGGGATCCAGTTCAATGCTGCCGTCCTGTCACTTGGCATGCTTCTAAAGCTACTGCCTCCTCAGCAGTTAATCTAAGGGCAACAGATATATCCCCAAATGTTGACCTTGTCGAGCCCAGCTCCGATCTATGTCTCTAAAATGGAGGCCAGCTCAGAGAAATGGGCTGTCCCCATACAGTGTGGGCCAGAGTTAGGGGACACATGTCCCAGGCATGGAGGTGGGGCTTGAGCAACTGTCTGAAGGACTTGAAGGCATCTAAAATCTCAGTTTAACGGTCTGTAGCTTTTGCAATTTTCCAGAGAAATCTGAGCTCCCAGGTCATAGGATCCTTCTTGGGTCATACTTATTGCCCAAGGGCAAAAAGGCAAGGAGTGGCCTTACTGCATCATCTGGATTGGTTCtagagatggggtgggggtgcCTTTTAGAGTTGGTGAAGCGTGTGCCACGTGGCTAGGGCAACCCTTTAGACTTGGATGCACAAGTGGCCAGGATGCTATAGAAGGGTCTGGATCAGCCTTTCTTCCAAGAATGCTCCCAACCAGCCCCTGTCATCAACCTCGAATAGGACAGTGTTCCTGGGGTCTTAGGGCAGTGAGGCTAGGTACTTGGACTCCTGGAGATATAATGGCAGTGGTGATGGCAGTGGCAGCAGGAATTCAGTGaggagcctcccctccccaccccccgaccccacCTCGGTCTTCCCCATTCCTCCCATCcagcccagctccctcccagctaTCCACCAGCAACCCCACCATGGGTCTCAGGCAACCACACCATGGGTCTCAGAATTGCTAAAAGAATGTCAGACCATGCCACACCCCATTAGACCTCAATGAAGAGCACCTCCAGTTGGACCATCTCTTGtaagtaacttttatttttatttacaacagAATTGGTGGCTTTATTCCTCCATCTTTAGGAACAGTTGGCATCAGCAGCCAGATGGAAAGTCTGCAGTGAAGTCAAACTCATTCTGTCCCAGCCACAGCTCCGGAAGCTCATTGGCTCGGTCCAGTCCCAGTTCCACCACCAGTGACATCAGCACCTCCTCATCCACCGGGTCTGAATCGATGATGGCAGAGCTCTGGGCACCAGCAGAAGGAGAGAGTGACCCCGCCCCTCCCGCCTGAGCCCCGAAGCCCCAGTTTGGCAGGGGCCCTGCCTCTCCAGGTTGGCCCGGAGTGGCGGCGGCCATCCCATGATACTGGCTATTAAGTTTCTGCAGCTGCATACTGGCCAGCAGGTGAGGGGCGGGGTTCAGGTTGAAGGGTGGGGGTTTAGTGGGAGGGGCGGCAGTAGGAGAGCTTATTGGAGATGGAGATCCCGAGGAACTAGCAGAAGCCCCATTGGCCTTGGTTCCATTCGAGGTTACCCCGGGGTAGTGCAGGATGGCCACTGCTTTGCGATCTTTCACCGCCAGGTTAGAGTAGGCCAGAGAGCTCATCTCTGGGTTGGCATcctagaagacagagaaaggcagagtATGGTACCCCTGCTCCAGGCTTTGTTCCTCACCATTCATCAGGCCCAAAAAGTGCTTCATCAGGGGCTAGTGGTGGGGAAGTAGCAAGAAGGCCCCCTGGAAAGGTAGGCTCCTTTCCTAGCTTGAGTTAGGCTCAAGTATCCTCCTGCCACCTTGGCTCCGAGCACTGTGCTCAGGCCTAAGTCCTCATGCTGG contains these protein-coding regions:
- the CITED1 gene encoding cbp/p300-interacting transactivator 1 isoform X2; the encoded protein is MEVREFGQLASTAWSTSALPHTHAPLPHAHTRTHPSAYKRRRRGRAAHGVPASPSAGLGGRQTWLRIPAPPLSSAVTLAQQLQLAASHPTNLSNFCQGSEMPTMSRPALDVKGGTSPMKEDANPEMSSLAYSNLAVKDRKAVAILHYPGVTSNGTKANGASASSSGSPSPISSPTAAPPTKPPPFNLNPAPHLLASMQLQKLNSQYHGMAAATPGQPGEAGPLPNWGFGAQAGGAGSLSPSAGAQSSAIIDSDPVDEEVLMSLVVELGLDRANELPELWLGQNEFDFTADFPSGC
- the CITED1 gene encoding cbp/p300-interacting transactivator 1 isoform X3, whose protein sequence is MEPSAQQLQLAASHPTNLSNFCQGSEMPTMSRPALDVKGGTSPMKEDANPEMSSLAYSNLAVKDRKAVAILHYPGVTSNGTKANGASASSSGSPSPISSPTAAPPTKPPPFNLNPAPHLLASMQLQKLNSQYHGMAAATPGQPGEAGPLPNWGFGAQAGGAGSLSPSAGAQSSAIIDSDPVDEEVLMSLVVELGLDRANELPELWLGQNEFDFTADFPSGC
- the CITED1 gene encoding cbp/p300-interacting transactivator 1 isoform X4 gives rise to the protein MPTMSRPALDVKGGTSPMKEDANPEMSSLAYSNLAVKDRKAVAILHYPGVTSNGTKANGASASSSGSPSPISSPTAAPPTKPPPFNLNPAPHLLASMQLQKLNSQYHGMAAATPGQPGEAGPLPNWGFGAQAGGAGSLSPSAGAQSSAIIDSDPVDEEVLMSLVVELGLDRANELPELWLGQNEFDFTADFPSGC